In the bacterium genome, one interval contains:
- a CDS encoding nickel-dependent hydrogenase large subunit, which produces MDRQQNPSKPKIITIDYLARTEGESDLVVKLEDSDVKEVRLKVFEPPRFFEGFLVGRKYSEAGDIVSRICGICPISHMTTSLQAVEDAMGIVPSVQTKRLRRLMCVSQVVASHIIHLYMLALPDYYGYPGFPEMMHKFEKETNYFLKMKDALNNVAEQIGGRPLHPVSMVVNGFTRVPARETLLSLADGIRAVLPMAHYTARMISGLSYPDLETEAEFVSLRKEDEYGSEYAINEGRLVSSNGLNLEIHSYSSAFHEEEQEYAHTKKSFLRGGSTVMSGALARVNLKFDQFHEETKDLAREIGFSVPDKNPFHNNVAQALEIYDGMLESIKLLSEINPHREEPAVKIRAGEGMAITEAPRGLLMHSYVINRQGVIEKANLVTPTSHNFANIEKDIRALALRYAHSDDEDALRLKCEQLVRAYDPCFSCSVH; this is translated from the coding sequence ATGGATCGACAACAAAACCCTTCTAAACCCAAGATCATAACTATCGATTATCTGGCCCGGACCGAAGGCGAAAGCGACCTGGTGGTAAAGCTCGAAGACAGCGATGTCAAGGAGGTCAGATTGAAAGTTTTCGAGCCACCCCGGTTTTTCGAGGGATTTTTGGTCGGTCGAAAATATAGTGAGGCAGGAGACATTGTCTCCCGCATTTGCGGCATCTGCCCCATTTCCCACATGACCACATCCCTCCAGGCGGTCGAGGATGCAATGGGTATTGTACCAAGCGTTCAGACCAAGCGGCTTCGCAGGCTGATGTGCGTGTCTCAGGTAGTGGCCAGCCATATTATCCACCTCTATATGCTTGCCCTGCCCGACTATTACGGGTATCCGGGATTTCCCGAGATGATGCATAAGTTCGAGAAGGAAACCAATTACTTTCTCAAAATGAAGGATGCACTCAACAACGTGGCCGAGCAGATCGGCGGACGGCCTCTCCATCCTGTCTCCATGGTGGTCAACGGCTTTACCAGGGTTCCGGCCAGGGAAACCCTGCTTTCCCTGGCTGACGGAATCAGGGCCGTATTGCCTATGGCTCATTATACCGCCCGGATGATAAGCGGCCTTTCATATCCTGACCTGGAAACGGAAGCCGAGTTTGTGTCTCTTCGAAAAGAGGATGAATACGGCTCAGAATATGCCATCAACGAAGGACGGCTGGTTTCCTCAAATGGGCTGAACCTGGAAATTCACAGCTACTCTTCCGCCTTTCATGAAGAGGAGCAGGAGTACGCTCATACCAAAAAATCTTTCCTGAGGGGAGGGAGCACGGTTATGTCGGGTGCCCTGGCCAGAGTAAATCTCAAGTTCGACCAGTTCCACGAGGAGACCAAAGACCTGGCCCGGGAAATAGGCTTCAGCGTGCCGGATAAAAATCCTTTCCATAACAATGTGGCTCAGGCTTTGGAAATCTACGATGGAATGCTGGAGAGCATTAAACTCCTTTCGGAAATCAATCCCCACCGGGAAGAGCCTGCGGTGAAAATCAGGGCAGGGGAGGGCATGGCAATTACCGAGGCACCAAGAGGGCTTCTCATGCACAGCTATGTCATCAACCGGCAGGGGGTAATCGAGAAGGCCAATCTGGTTACTCCCACTTCTCATAACTTTGCCAATATCGAAAAGGACATTCGCGCATTGGCCTTACGATACGCACACAGCGATGATGAGGATGCCCTTCGGTTGAAATGCGAGCAGCTCGTCCGGGCGTATGACCCGTGCTTTTCCTGCTCCGTGCATTGA
- a CDS encoding FAD/NAD(P)-binding protein codes for MDHPHYRTARLVEVQPETADTSSYEFILEDGQDLRFSPGQFNMLGLPGAGEAALSFSSLSAPGSSRFVHTIRRAGNVTGLIEELQPGQRLMVRGPFGNGWPIEQAVGCDILLVAGGIGLAPIRPLLLHCLEKRNRIRNLVLIFGARTPGEMIFQQDLATWQEQDEVTTIYCVDRLSGESSLPLRQGLVTHFMEGLGLDLRNTVACICGPEIMMRFVARNLMLQGYREERIFVSMERRMRCGTAHCGHCQIGSKFVCQDGPVFSYPDIQRFADTVL; via the coding sequence ATGGATCATCCACATTATCGAACCGCCAGGCTGGTAGAGGTTCAACCGGAGACAGCGGATACCAGCTCCTATGAATTTATTCTGGAAGATGGGCAGGATTTGCGGTTTTCACCCGGACAGTTTAATATGCTTGGTCTTCCGGGTGCAGGGGAGGCAGCTCTCTCATTCAGCTCCCTTTCGGCACCGGGCAGCAGCCGGTTCGTTCATACTATCCGCAGGGCAGGAAACGTAACCGGCCTGATCGAGGAGCTTCAACCCGGCCAGAGACTGATGGTCAGGGGACCTTTCGGGAATGGCTGGCCCATTGAACAGGCCGTGGGGTGTGACATCCTGCTGGTTGCCGGCGGGATCGGGCTGGCACCCATCAGACCCTTGCTTCTCCATTGTCTGGAGAAGAGAAACCGGATCAGAAACCTGGTTTTGATCTTCGGGGCCAGAACACCTGGCGAGATGATCTTTCAGCAGGATCTGGCCACCTGGCAGGAGCAGGATGAGGTAACCACGATCTACTGCGTTGACCGGCTGAGCGGAGAATCCTCCCTGCCGCTGCGGCAGGGACTGGTGACCCACTTCATGGAAGGGCTGGGCCTCGATCTTCGAAACACGGTGGCCTGTATCTGCGGCCCGGAGATCATGATGCGCTTTGTGGCCCGCAACCTCATGCTGCAAGGATACCGGGAAGAGCGGATTTTCGTTTCGATGGAAAGAAGAATGCGCTGCGGCACTGCCCATTGCGGCCATTGCCAGATTGGTTCCAAATTTGTCTGCCAGGACGGGCCGGTCTTTTCTTATCCCGATATCCAGCGATTTGCGGATACGGTCTTATAG
- a CDS encoding TPM domain-containing protein, producing MIHPHARIKALPTRLFLATLLLCLLCLTAGGKSTPALALSPQPDSQEMKFPEPVGYVNDYAQILSPREEEAISGIIRELHRKTTAEIALVTLESVAPYDINLYAVKLFEKWGIGTKDKDNGVLILLALKEREVRIEVGYGLEGILPDGLAGEIIRKYMIPSFKKENYGQGIIAGTRAVVFQVAREYQVRITGLPEMPEAEDQKAPDSAGVELLFTLLLLVLLLGWKSGLLCYWLLGPRGGGYWGRRGGGGFGGGGFGGWGSGGFGGFGGGSSGGGGATGRW from the coding sequence ATGATCCATCCACACGCTCGGATTAAAGCCCTGCCGACACGGCTCTTCCTGGCAACCCTTCTCCTTTGTCTCCTGTGTCTGACAGCAGGAGGGAAAAGCACCCCGGCCCTTGCACTGTCACCGCAGCCGGACAGTCAGGAGATGAAATTCCCTGAGCCTGTGGGGTATGTCAATGATTATGCACAGATTCTGTCTCCCCGGGAAGAAGAGGCCATCAGCGGGATCATCCGGGAGCTTCACCGGAAAACCACTGCCGAAATCGCGCTCGTTACCCTGGAGAGCGTGGCCCCGTACGATATCAACCTTTATGCAGTCAAGCTCTTTGAAAAATGGGGCATCGGGACCAAAGACAAGGATAACGGCGTCCTCATCCTGCTGGCCCTGAAGGAGCGCGAAGTCCGGATCGAGGTCGGCTATGGACTGGAGGGAATATTACCTGACGGTCTGGCCGGTGAAATCATCCGAAAGTACATGATCCCATCCTTTAAAAAAGAGAACTACGGACAGGGAATCATAGCCGGAACAAGGGCTGTTGTTTTCCAGGTGGCCAGGGAGTATCAGGTCCGGATTACCGGCCTGCCGGAAATGCCGGAAGCGGAAGATCAAAAAGCCCCTGATTCTGCCGGAGTGGAACTCTTATTCACTCTGCTTCTCCTGGTTCTTCTTCTGGGATGGAAGAGCGGCCTCCTGTGCTATTGGCTCTTAGGCCCGCGAGGCGGCGGCTACTGGGGCCGCAGGGGAGGCGGCGGGTTCGGTGGAGGCGGGTTCGGCGGCTGGGGCAGCGGCGGGTTCGGCGGGTTCGGCGGAGGATCGAGCGGGGGCGGTGGAGCAACGGGCAGATGGTAA
- a CDS encoding glycosyltransferase family 39 protein, with protein sequence MAEHTGKSLDTQNTGNGKDKGNRTIMFLLVIILIGGILRFAKLDYQSLWNDELSSVVRTDFNSLGEVIESSKSDVHPPLYYCLLYLWRKNIGSSPFSVRALSALFGVLAIAAIFFLGRTLYTAREALISALILAISQFGIYYSQEVRSYSLLLLLSICSYLFFLKIQPQSTASRSQSGLVLSYILYILSTTMLIYTHYFGILVLFSQFVFILMALAYGGRRGEKGYLKILASQLGIGILYLPQISVIRAKMQLAETWIPRPRVDFFIQYFHEYWGRSETFFLLASLCLFCFWYFRKNEGENDTQPGFNRSALVLVWVIVPLVTAYARSILSTPVLTDRNTIIILPPLILMMARGITSIKNKDLSAALLAAVVIAGCSSLLLTNEYYYRITKDQFREVADVVLENKEISDQSLIIASAWNAGYFDYYFQQAASPFRVSHIYENAEDIPAFEALAQGSGKRFLWYLIGHKYPSQEFLQHLEKNYKLLGTRQFKKCSFFLFALEKRP encoded by the coding sequence ATGGCAGAACATACCGGAAAGTCATTGGATACCCAAAACACAGGTAACGGGAAAGACAAAGGTAACAGAACCATCATGTTCCTCCTGGTTATCATCCTGATCGGAGGAATACTCCGGTTTGCGAAACTGGATTATCAATCGCTGTGGAACGACGAGCTGAGCAGCGTGGTCAGGACTGATTTCAACAGCCTGGGTGAAGTAATCGAATCGAGCAAATCGGATGTTCATCCGCCGCTCTACTACTGCCTGCTCTATCTGTGGCGAAAAAATATCGGAAGCAGTCCATTTTCGGTCAGGGCATTATCCGCCCTTTTCGGAGTACTCGCTATCGCGGCCATCTTTTTCCTTGGCCGCACGCTGTACACCGCGCGGGAGGCCCTGATCAGCGCCCTGATCCTCGCGATCTCCCAGTTCGGCATTTACTATTCCCAGGAGGTGAGAAGCTACAGCCTGCTGCTTCTGCTGTCAATCTGCTCATATCTGTTTTTCCTGAAAATTCAGCCCCAGAGCACGGCCTCACGCAGTCAGAGCGGTCTGGTTCTTTCATATATCCTGTATATTCTCTCCACCACCATGCTGATCTACACGCATTACTTTGGAATCCTGGTTCTCTTTTCCCAATTTGTCTTTATCCTGATGGCGCTTGCCTATGGAGGCCGCAGAGGAGAGAAAGGTTATCTGAAGATACTGGCCAGTCAGCTTGGTATCGGTATCCTCTATCTGCCGCAGATTTCAGTCATCAGAGCCAAGATGCAGCTTGCCGAAACATGGATACCCAGACCGCGTGTCGATTTTTTCATCCAGTATTTTCACGAGTATTGGGGCAGGAGCGAGACTTTTTTCCTCCTTGCTTCGCTGTGCCTTTTTTGTTTCTGGTATTTCCGGAAAAATGAAGGGGAAAACGATACCCAACCCGGGTTCAACCGATCAGCACTTGTCCTGGTCTGGGTGATAGTTCCCCTGGTTACAGCTTATGCCCGGTCGATCCTGTCAACCCCGGTTCTGACAGACAGGAATACGATTATCATCCTCCCTCCCCTGATACTGATGATGGCCAGAGGGATAACCAGCATAAAGAATAAAGACCTGTCGGCTGCCCTGCTGGCAGCCGTTGTCATCGCCGGGTGTTCGAGTCTTTTACTTACAAACGAGTATTATTACCGGATAACCAAGGACCAGTTTCGCGAAGTGGCTGACGTGGTCCTGGAAAACAAAGAGATCAGCGATCAGTCCCTGATTATTGCCAGCGCCTGGAATGCCGGTTATTTCGACTACTACTTTCAGCAGGCAGCCAGTCCCTTCAGGGTCAGCCACATCTATGAGAATGCGGAAGATATTCCGGCCTTCGAAGCTCTGGCGCAAGGATCCGGGAAAAGGTTTTTATGGTATCTCATCGGCCACAAATATCCCTCTCAGGAATTTCTCCAGCACCTGGAGAAAAATTATAAGCTGTTAGGCACCCGGCAGTTTAAAAAGTGCAGCTTCTTTCTCTTTGCCCTGGAGAAACGTCCCTGA
- a CDS encoding oxidoreductase, which produces MLMKKKKLRLGVFKYSCCAGCEFELIYFQKHIQETFDNSEVVYFRMGESGGSEDGPFDLVLIDGAITEAWQADQLKRVRQATRFLLPIGSCAVNGGIPAIKNHTSELEMEKRVYQDITPVHSMKTHPVDDYVQVDGYIKGCPIGRRDLYEAFTSLLLGKKPDFFNYSVCVECKIRGNTCVLVSYGWPCMGPVTNAGCGALCPSYNRACYACWGPMEDANAPALARQFEAMGLTPDDIFRRFTQYGSPKPEFRRGAELYGSTTKPF; this is translated from the coding sequence ATGCTGATGAAAAAAAAGAAACTCCGGCTGGGAGTCTTTAAATATAGCTGTTGTGCAGGGTGTGAATTTGAACTGATCTATTTTCAGAAACATATTCAGGAAACGTTCGACAATTCGGAAGTTGTCTATTTCCGGATGGGGGAGAGCGGCGGATCGGAGGATGGTCCCTTCGATCTTGTCCTGATCGATGGAGCCATTACCGAGGCCTGGCAGGCGGACCAGTTGAAAAGGGTGCGTCAGGCCACCAGGTTCCTGCTTCCGATTGGCTCCTGCGCGGTCAATGGAGGAATTCCGGCTATCAAGAACCATACCTCGGAACTGGAGATGGAAAAAAGAGTCTATCAGGATATTACCCCTGTTCATTCCATGAAGACCCATCCGGTGGATGATTATGTCCAGGTAGATGGGTATATCAAGGGGTGCCCTATAGGCAGGAGGGACCTGTACGAGGCTTTCACTTCTCTGCTGCTGGGGAAAAAACCTGATTTTTTCAACTATTCAGTCTGTGTGGAGTGCAAGATCAGGGGAAATACCTGTGTGCTGGTATCCTACGGCTGGCCCTGCATGGGGCCGGTCACCAATGCAGGCTGCGGAGCCTTATGTCCATCCTATAACCGTGCCTGCTACGCCTGCTGGGGTCCGATGGAAGATGCCAACGCACCGGCCCTGGCCCGGCAGTTTGAAGCGATGGGCCTGACCCCGGATGATATATTCCGCAGATTCACCCAGTATGGATCACCAAAACCGGAATTCCGCAGGGGAGCAGAACTCTATGGATCGACAACAAAACCCTTCTAA
- a CDS encoding Rieske (2Fe-2S) protein: MSYQSGVIYSVAGDIYVKKTAFRKVIVRWVIALAMLTLFLYPLIRYLIAPPSQVRYLEAIQIPLASLPEGAFQLIAYRGQPVIVINNHGNIKALSALCTYSDSLLQWDKDREELVCPSHDALFDINGNVKAGLAPRPLERFKLMVVEDHIVIGEL, encoded by the coding sequence ATGAGTTATCAATCAGGAGTTATTTATTCAGTAGCAGGAGATATATACGTAAAAAAAACCGCTTTTCGCAAGGTTATTGTTCGATGGGTGATCGCCCTGGCAATGCTCACTCTTTTCCTCTATCCTCTCATTCGCTATCTGATTGCTCCTCCAAGCCAGGTCAGGTACCTGGAAGCTATCCAGATTCCGCTGGCCAGTCTCCCGGAAGGGGCTTTTCAGTTGATCGCTTACCGCGGCCAGCCGGTAATCGTCATTAATAATCATGGGAATATCAAAGCTCTTTCCGCCCTGTGCACGTATAGTGACTCGCTCCTGCAATGGGACAAGGATCGGGAAGAGCTGGTTTGCCCATCTCATGATGCCCTGTTTGATATCAATGGAAATGTGAAAGCCGGTCTGGCTCCCAGGCCCCTGGAGCGATTTAAACTCATGGTTGTAGAGGACCATATTGTCATTGGTGAGCTATAG
- a CDS encoding thrombospondin type 3 repeat-containing protein: MPGNAPFTTCYSPTSDQDGDGIVDAGDNCPFSPNPDQQDIDNFICGTSWHRRSH; the protein is encoded by the coding sequence ATCCCTGGCAACGCCCCCTTTACCACGTGTTATTCTCCAACCAGTGATCAGGATGGAGACGGGATTGTTGATGCCGGGGATAACTGTCCTTTCTCACCGAACCCTGATCAGCAGGACATTGATAATTTCATTTGCGGCACTAGTTGGCATCGGCGCTCTCACTGA
- a CDS encoding Sir2 family NAD-dependent protein deacetylase, translating to MSDQIKECASRIREAWSIIVITGAGISTAAGIPDFRSPGTGLYYNLQKYHLPYPEAIFDIDYFVHHPEPFFELARELLPGNYQPTIAHRFIRMLEEEGKLLRNYTQNIDGLEKAAHIQRVIACHGTFQTATCLSCGRKYQLSDIEKDIGAGKVPSCTCHPQSVIKPDIVFFGEALPDAFFKSAALDIPQADLLLVMGTSLNVYPVAGLVDVVAPDCPIIMVNKTAPPPAFRRKMELLLGNCDEISAELAQEAFGRLP from the coding sequence ATGTCCGATCAGATAAAAGAATGCGCTTCTCGTATCCGGGAAGCATGGAGTATTATCGTCATAACCGGAGCCGGAATCTCTACGGCAGCGGGAATCCCCGATTTCCGGTCACCGGGAACAGGGCTTTATTACAACCTGCAAAAGTATCATCTCCCGTATCCGGAGGCCATTTTTGATATCGACTATTTTGTTCATCATCCGGAACCTTTTTTCGAGCTGGCCAGAGAGCTTTTACCCGGCAATTACCAGCCCACCATTGCTCATCGGTTTATCCGGATGCTGGAAGAAGAAGGAAAGCTCCTGCGCAACTACACGCAAAACATCGACGGCCTTGAAAAGGCAGCCCATATCCAGCGGGTCATAGCCTGCCACGGCACTTTCCAGACCGCTACCTGCCTGTCCTGCGGCAGGAAGTATCAACTGAGCGATATCGAAAAAGATATAGGAGCAGGAAAAGTGCCCTCGTGTACCTGTCATCCGCAATCCGTTATCAAGCCGGACATAGTCTTTTTCGGCGAGGCATTGCCGGATGCCTTTTTTAAATCGGCTGCCCTGGACATCCCCCAGGCTGATCTCCTGCTGGTCATGGGAACATCGCTCAATGTTTATCCGGTTGCAGGCCTGGTCGATGTAGTAGCGCCGGATTGCCCTATCATCATGGTTAACAAGACCGCTCCACCCCCGGCATTCCGGCGGAAAATGGAATTGCTGCTGGGAAACTGTGATGAAATCAGCGCTGAACTGGCTCAAGAGGCCTTCGGAAGGCTGCCATAA
- a CDS encoding LemA family protein → MKRGLGIFLAVLAAIAIFFVLLAGWGVSHYNKLVTLRENIDGAWAQVDNQLKRRNDLIPNLVNTVKGYAAHEKEIFIKIAEARAKLAGAQTIPEKIQGAQEMGSALGRLLVIVERYPELKANESFNRLMDELAGTENRLAVERMRYNDVVKEYNTTIGRFPDRIFAGLFGFEKGVYYQVPEEEKRVPKVEF, encoded by the coding sequence ATGAAGCGAGGTCTTGGCATTTTTCTGGCGGTTTTGGCCGCAATAGCCATATTTTTTGTCCTGCTGGCTGGCTGGGGAGTGTCTCATTACAACAAACTCGTGACCCTGAGAGAAAATATCGACGGAGCATGGGCTCAGGTCGATAATCAACTCAAAAGGAGAAACGATCTTATTCCCAACCTGGTGAATACGGTCAAGGGATATGCTGCTCACGAGAAGGAAATATTCATCAAGATCGCCGAGGCACGGGCAAAGCTGGCCGGCGCGCAAACCATTCCGGAGAAAATCCAGGGAGCGCAGGAAATGGGGTCCGCTCTCGGAAGATTACTGGTCATCGTGGAGCGATATCCCGAATTGAAGGCCAATGAGAGTTTCAACCGGCTTATGGATGAGCTGGCCGGTACGGAGAATCGCCTCGCTGTGGAAAGAATGCGCTACAATGACGTGGTCAAGGAGTACAATACCACTATCGGCAGATTTCCCGACCGCATTTTTGCCGGGCTCTTTGGCTTTGAAAAGGGAGTATATTACCAGGTGCCAGAAGAGGAAAAGCGGGTTCCGAAAGTGGAATTCTAA
- a CDS encoding DUF1343 domain-containing protein produces the protein MNRVLSGLEVLLKNGFHGLGQKVGLLIHPASVASDLTHAVEIFTEKLGGRLVCLMGPQHGLYGETQDNMIEWEDFHEATFGLPVYSLYGKIRKPHKHILDTIDTLVIDLQDVGARYYTFIWTMALCLEACAETNVKVVVLDRPNPLGGLKVEGNVSQGDFLSFVGLFPLPACYGLTIGELACLLNREHRLDAHLTVVWMEGWNRRMSFADTGLPWVAPSPNMPGLQTARVYPGMCLLEGTNVSEGRGTTLPFEIFGAPFIQPWNLVRELRDHSLPGVVFRPCYFQPTFHKFQGELCAGAQLHVTNWASFKPYLTAIAILQAIHRLYPDRLKWKPPPYEYEYEKLPIDILCGTDQVRRQIEEHTPLTDMEAGWAAGLDEFLATRRNYLHYE, from the coding sequence ATGAACAGGGTTCTTTCAGGCTTAGAGGTTCTTCTCAAAAACGGTTTTCACGGCTTGGGCCAAAAAGTCGGGTTGCTGATTCATCCGGCTTCGGTGGCTTCGGACCTTACCCATGCGGTTGAAATCTTCACGGAAAAGCTGGGCGGGCGGCTGGTTTGCCTGATGGGTCCCCAGCATGGGCTGTACGGAGAGACCCAGGATAATATGATCGAGTGGGAAGACTTTCATGAGGCGACCTTCGGGCTCCCGGTGTACAGCCTGTATGGAAAGATCCGGAAGCCGCACAAGCATATTCTCGATACCATCGATACCCTGGTTATCGATTTACAGGATGTTGGCGCCCGCTACTACACCTTTATCTGGACTATGGCCCTGTGTCTTGAAGCCTGTGCGGAGACGAATGTGAAGGTGGTGGTTCTGGACCGGCCAAATCCCCTGGGGGGGCTGAAGGTCGAGGGGAATGTCTCACAGGGGGATTTCCTGTCCTTTGTCGGGCTCTTTCCTCTCCCGGCCTGCTATGGCCTGACCATTGGAGAGCTGGCCTGTCTGCTGAACCGGGAACATCGGCTCGATGCTCATCTTACGGTAGTCTGGATGGAAGGATGGAATCGCCGGATGAGCTTTGCCGACACAGGACTGCCCTGGGTGGCCCCTTCGCCGAATATGCCCGGCCTGCAAACAGCCCGGGTTTATCCGGGCATGTGTCTGCTGGAAGGAACGAATGTCTCGGAAGGAAGGGGAACCACGCTGCCGTTCGAAATCTTCGGGGCCCCCTTTATCCAGCCCTGGAACCTTGTCCGCGAGTTGCGTGATCATTCCCTGCCGGGAGTAGTATTCCGGCCCTGCTATTTTCAACCCACGTTCCATAAATTCCAGGGCGAGCTGTGCGCAGGGGCCCAGTTGCATGTAACAAACTGGGCTTCCTTCAAACCATACCTGACTGCAATCGCCATTCTCCAGGCAATTCACCGCTTGTATCCTGACCGCCTGAAGTGGAAACCGCCTCCCTATGAATATGAGTACGAAAAGCTGCCCATCGATATCCTCTGTGGTACAGATCAGGTCCGCCGCCAGATCGAAGAGCATACCCCACTCACCGACATGGAAGCGGGCTGGGCTGCTGGACTGGACGAATTCCTGGCCACCCGCAGGAATTATCTTCATTATGAATAG
- a CDS encoding 4Fe-4S dicluster domain-containing protein, whose amino-acid sequence MQYQAFVIEKISFFSWLEELGQEFQLIGPREREGGPAFSRIESIKDLNLDYGLTMMGPQVHLYHPEEQICTIEERGAGFEVSVRQEVPRQVLIGVHSCDLHAILVLDRAFLKAGMEDRNYRLWRENTVVIGLHCPHVCPQCFCASMGTGPFFEPKQGYDFLLTDLGDSYLTETLGNRALKLIAHLNPHLATQDHFDRKSQLGLELLNQFQKSIDTTHLVEILLRNQNHPVWSQTADQRCLNCTNCTKVCPTCFCYNVKDTISFDLTRCERSRYKDSCQELHFAEVHGANFRSTRTARLRQFVTHKLATWVEQFGCFGCIGCGRCMTWCPTKIDLTDMAREIMASEGLYTAGRVKKRAD is encoded by the coding sequence ATGCAGTATCAGGCTTTTGTGATTGAAAAGATAAGTTTTTTCTCCTGGCTGGAGGAACTGGGGCAGGAATTCCAGTTAATCGGGCCACGAGAGCGGGAGGGAGGCCCTGCCTTCAGCCGGATTGAATCCATCAAGGATCTGAATTTGGACTACGGGCTTACCATGATGGGGCCGCAAGTCCATCTCTACCACCCTGAAGAGCAAATCTGCACCATTGAGGAGAGGGGTGCAGGGTTTGAAGTCTCGGTCAGGCAGGAGGTTCCCCGGCAGGTTCTGATCGGTGTTCATTCCTGTGACCTTCACGCCATTCTGGTGCTTGACAGGGCTTTTTTGAAAGCGGGAATGGAGGACCGCAATTACCGGCTGTGGCGTGAAAATACCGTCGTGATCGGCCTTCACTGCCCCCATGTATGTCCCCAGTGCTTTTGCGCTTCCATGGGCACCGGGCCGTTTTTCGAGCCGAAGCAGGGATATGACTTCCTGCTGACCGATCTTGGGGACAGTTACCTGACCGAAACTCTGGGGAACCGGGCACTGAAACTTATCGCTCACCTGAATCCGCACCTGGCCACCCAGGACCACTTTGACCGGAAAAGCCAGCTTGGCCTGGAATTGCTCAACCAGTTTCAAAAGAGCATAGATACGACTCACCTGGTTGAGATCCTGCTGCGGAATCAGAATCACCCGGTCTGGTCCCAGACCGCCGACCAGCGATGCCTGAACTGTACCAATTGCACCAAAGTCTGCCCGACGTGCTTTTGCTACAACGTGAAGGATACCATCAGCTTTGACCTGACGCGGTGTGAACGAAGCCGGTACAAGGATTCCTGCCAGGAGCTGCATTTTGCCGAAGTGCACGGGGCAAATTTCCGCTCTACCCGGACAGCGCGGCTGCGTCAGTTTGTGACTCACAAGCTGGCTACCTGGGTGGAGCAGTTTGGCTGCTTTGGCTGCATCGGCTGCGGCCGGTGCATGACCTGGTGTCCGACCAAGATCGATCTGACGGATATGGCCAGGGAGATTATGGCTTCCGAGGGGCTTTATACAGCCGGGAGAGTGAAGAAGAGAGCGGATTGA
- a CDS encoding GAF domain-containing protein, with amino-acid sequence MQEMETKYRDDFCQRCGEISCTLDFNEALETILNNVERCLDIQASSIHLVDKASQTMAVVAARNLSKEYAGQGYLRLEDNPVEREVLKGKVITIADARENPAYRKLAESEGIRSILCAPLKSRDVIIGSLWVFTRTERSFDPGEISYLTTLASQAGVVLSNAKMYQSLHALSEIGRAITSRLDLPEVLQMIAEKATQLMGGRGASILLVARQEETLEVGATYGLSEKFLKKGPVHIQKSLRECLDHLLVIPDVSKSPDVQYPEHLEEEGIRSIFCIPLKVRERPIGTLRVYMVHPREFSAEDLELLQIFADFGGIAIENARLFNHIKRDYEDLTQDVWQWYDWGKRSPNI; translated from the coding sequence ATGCAAGAGATGGAAACAAAATACCGGGACGATTTTTGTCAGCGATGCGGGGAAATTTCCTGTACTCTCGACTTTAATGAGGCCCTTGAAACAATTCTCAACAATGTGGAGCGTTGTCTGGATATTCAGGCCTCTTCCATTCATCTTGTTGATAAGGCTTCGCAGACAATGGCGGTTGTGGCCGCCAGAAATCTGTCGAAGGAATATGCCGGTCAGGGGTATCTGCGGCTCGAAGATAATCCGGTGGAACGGGAAGTGCTCAAGGGAAAGGTCATTACCATTGCCGATGCCAGGGAGAATCCGGCATACCGGAAACTGGCCGAATCGGAAGGCATCCGCTCCATCCTCTGTGCTCCGCTGAAATCAAGGGACGTCATAATCGGCAGCCTCTGGGTTTTCACCCGCACGGAGCGGTCGTTCGATCCGGGAGAGATCAGCTACCTCACTACCCTGGCCAGCCAGGCAGGCGTGGTGCTGAGTAATGCCAAAATGTACCAGAGCCTGCACGCCCTGTCTGAAATAGGCAGAGCCATAACTTCCCGGCTGGATCTCCCGGAGGTCCTGCAGATGATTGCCGAAAAGGCTACTCAGCTCATGGGCGGCAGGGGAGCTTCTATCCTGCTGGTTGCGCGGCAGGAAGAGACCCTGGAGGTTGGCGCTACCTATGGCCTGAGTGAAAAATTCCTGAAAAAAGGGCCGGTGCATATTCAAAAATCACTCCGGGAATGCCTGGATCACCTGCTGGTTATTCCCGATGTTTCGAAAAGCCCGGATGTGCAGTATCCGGAGCACCTTGAGGAAGAGGGCATTCGCTCCATTTTCTGCATACCCTTGAAGGTCAGGGAAAGACCTATCGGCACGCTGAGAGTGTATATGGTTCATCCCCGGGAATTTTCCGCCGAGGATCTGGAGCTGCTGCAGATCTTCGCTGATTTCGGTGGCATTGCTATTGAAAATGCCAGGTTATTCAATCACATAAAAAGAGACTATGAAGATTTGACGCAAGATGTATGGCAATGGTATGACTGGGGCAAGAGATCACCGAATATATGA